One segment of Carya illinoinensis cultivar Pawnee chromosome 1, C.illinoinensisPawnee_v1, whole genome shotgun sequence DNA contains the following:
- the LOC122283751 gene encoding uncharacterized protein LOC122283751 isoform X1, which produces MLLRSSSAPIWNSWVTHSKDSSPEADALTRTRSVSFSTSFHRSPIEDSTMKVTQILTETDSQAPPKPKKKNPVSHSPKKQQKITIKGGEEERELKPSSSPSLSSIQRLFSSSGLGDTVVDDEECAVEKNDSSLQTLVGGGGVGSDGGRVCGGGGRGSDDGHGGDHGGSGSFESNNHGSENTDAYYQKMIEANPGNALLLGNYAKFLKEVRRDFARAEEYCGRAILANPSDGNVLSLYADLIWQSKKDADRAESYYHQAVKTAPDDCYVLASYARFLWDAEEEDDQEERHECGHNLAPPPKLFQGASHHSPLTAA; this is translated from the exons ATGCTTCTGAGGAGCTCCTCCGCACCGATCTGGAACTCATGGGTAACCCACTCCAAGGATTCATCCCCCGAGGCCGACGCACTTACAAGGACCAGATCAGTTTCTTTCTCAACATCTTTTCATCGTTCTCCCATTGAAGACTCGACGATGAAGGTAACCCAAATCTTGACTGAAACGGACTCTCAAGCCCcgccaaaacccaaaaagaaGAATCCCGTATCTCACTCCcctaaaaaacaacaaaaaatcacAATCAAGGGCGGAGAAGAAGAACGAGAGCTAAAACCCAGTTCTTCACCTTCATTATCTTCGATTCAGAGGCTCTTTTCAAGCTCTGGGTTGGGTGATACGGTGGTGGACGATGAGGAATGTGCTGTGGAGAAGAACGATAGTTCGTTGCAGACTCTGGTGGGGGGTGGTGGAGTTGGGAGCGATGGTGGTCGTGTTTGTGGCGGTGGTGGGAGAGGATCAGATGATGGACATGGAGGTGATCATGGTGGGTCAGGGTCTTTCGAAAGTAATAATCATGGGAGTGAAAACACTGACGCTTATTACCAGAAGATGATCGAAGCAAACCCAGGCAATGCGCTCTTGCTTGGAAACTATGCAAAGTTTCTGAAAGAG GTTCGTCGAGATTTCGCTAGAGCAGAAGAGTATTGTGGAAGGGCCATTTTGGCTAACCCAAGTGATGGGAATGTTTTATCTCTCTATGCCGATTTAATATGGCAATCAAAGAAGGATGCTGATCGAGCCGAGAGTTATTATCATCAAGCTGTCAAAACCGCCCCAGACGATTG TTATGTCTTAGCTTCATATGCTCGATTTCTTTGGGATGCCGAAGAAGAGGATGATCAAGAGGAACGACATGAATGTGGCCACAACCTTGCACCCCCGCCAAAGCTCTTCCAAGGAGCTTCTCACCATTCTCCTTTAACTGCAGCCTAA